The sequence ATTAACGAGCTTAAGTCAATAATTGATGCGGGCGTTAAAGAGCCTAAAGTTTATGTATCCGACAGAGCACAAATAGTTATGCCATATCATATAGACTTTGATAAGTACGAAGAAGAAAGACTTAGCAAGGCATCCTTTGGCTCTACTAAGTCAGGTATTGCATATATATTCGCAGATAAATATCAAAAGATAGGCTTCGAAGTGAATGAGCTTTACGACGAAGAATATCTTTCTGAAAAATTAGATTTGATACTACCAATCAAAAACGCTATACTTAAGGAGCTTTATCATAAAGAGCCGCTTAAGAAGGAAGATGTTTTGAAGACGCTTCTTGAATATGGCGAAATGATTAAGCCTTATGTCAAGAACACATCCAAGATGCTTAGAAAAGCTATCAAAGATGGCAAGAAAATATTATTTGAAGGTCAACTTGGCACACTAAAGGACACTGATCAAGGCATCTACCCAATGGTAACAAGCTCATCAACACTTGCTGGCTACGCATCCATAGGAGCTGGAGTGCCACCATATGAAATTAAAAACATCATCGCAGTGACAAAGGCATACTCATCAGCAGTAGGCGCAGGCGAGTTCGTTAGCGAAATCTTTGATGAAGAAGCAAATCAATTGAGGACTCATGGCGGTGACAAAGGTGAGTTCGGCGCAACAACAGGTAGACCAAGAAGAGTTGGCTGGTTCGACGTAGTCGCAACAAAGTACGGCATCGAAATGCAAGGCGCAACAGATATTGCCTTCATGGTCGTAGACGCACTTAGCTACTTAGATGAAATACCAGTTTGCGTTAGCTACGACATCGATGGCGAGATCACAGATGAATTTCCTAACACATCCAAGCTTAAGAAAGCAAAACCTGTTTTGGAAAGACTTAAGGGCTGGAAGAGCGACATAAGAGGCATAACAAAGTACGAAGAACTTCCAAAAGAAGCAAGGGACTACATCGAGTTCATCGAAGAAAAACTTGGTAAGAAATTCAAATACATTTCTACAGGACCAAAGAGAGAAGAAATGATAATAAGATAAAGATTAACTACGCTTGTGTATATGAGCGTAGTTTTTTTGTAAAAAATTGTATTTGTGATATAATACTTATAAGGAGATGGTAGTATGAATAAGAAGATAGCTTTATTTCTCTTAGTGCTTTGTTTACTAATGAGTTTTGGCTGCACAAATACAAAGAAAGAAAGCAAAAATGATATTGAAACTAAGAATGAAATGACTGAAGAGACAAGAATAAGTGAACTAGAAAAAGAAAATAAGAAGCTTAATAAAAAAATTATAGATTTAGACATTAAAGCATATACGAATAAAAAAATGCTTGATTTTTATAAAGGTATACTTAGTAATATGAACGAAAAAGCTGATGATGATTTAAAAAATAAAATAGTGGCCGCTACAATTAATCCAGTATTTTCGATGAATGATGCTCCACTCAGTGAAGAAGAGGTGCTATCTATTAATGAACTTGAAAATAATACTTTCAGTGTTAATTTATCATATGATAACGTTGACCCAGAGTTAGTAAGAGACTATTCGCTTACATTTAAAAGGAGGCTTCCATATCTTGATTCTGAAAATCTTTTTGAAATAAAAACAAAGGCTATATATAATATAATGTTTCTTAGATATCATTATGTAGAAAAGGTGTTAATTACATTTAAAGACTTAAAAGTTGGCGACACAATTACTATAGTTCTAAGTGATGAACTTGCTAAGCTATGTGATTATAAGAGTGGCAGCATCACCATAAACATAGTAGATTAATTAAAATTAAGCGGGGCATTACATTGTCTCGCTTGTACTATATTTATAAAGAAAATTTATAAAAAGATACACTTTTTTATAAAAAAATCTATATTTGTGATTCAAATCACATATTTAATATAAAAGGACATGTATAATCTAAACACAATATAATTCATCCAGAGAGGCGGAGGGACTGGCCCTATGAAGCCCGGCAACCTGTTTAATCAAGGTGCCAATTCCAGCGGTATTACCGAGAGATGACGATACACTTTACTCTTTATCTTTTGGTAAAGGGTTTTTTTTATTGGATTTATCCAAGAAAGGAGGAGCTTATGATAGAAGCAAAAAATTTAATTAAGACTTACAAGGTAGATGGCAAAGAATTTAATGCTGTTGACAATGTAAGTTTCAAAGCAGAAAAGAAAGACATCTTAGCCATCATAGGTTTATCTGGTGCAGGCAAGTCGACTCTTGTTAGACTACTCAACAGACTTGAGGAAGCTGACGGAGGAGAAGTAATCATAGACGGAGTGAACATCTTTAATTTAAAGCAAAAAGAGCTCTTAGCTTTAAGAAAGAGAATCGCTTTCATCTTTCAAACTTTCAACCTTTTCAGTCAATACACAGTTCTAGACAATGTGTTATTCCCATTAAGCTTAAATGGTTTTAAGGGAGACAAAAAGGCTGAAGCGAGAAAATTTCTTGATTATGTTGGCCTACTTAATAAAGAGAAGGCATATCCAAGCGAATTATCTGGCGGACAAAGACAAAGAGTTGCCATAGCAAGAGCCCTTGTATCTAAGCCTGAGATCATACTTTCAGACGAAGCGACAAGTGCACTTGATCCAGAAAGTACTAGGATGGTCATAGATTTATACAAAAGAGCAAGAGATGACTTTGATACGACTACCATAATGATAACTCATCAAATGGAAGCGGCAAAGGATGCTTCGAACAAAATTGCTCTTATGGAAAATGGAAGAATTATAGAAGAAAACACTACTACAGAGCTTTTCAAAAACCCAAAGACAAAGCTTGCACAAAGCTTTATCAAGAAGGCAGCTCCTGATATAGAGCTTGATTACAGTGCTTTCAGTGGAACGCTAATCAGACTTTCTTACTCGAAGGACACAGTTAAGACTCCTGTATTAAGTAACGCAATGAAGACCTTTGACGTTGACATAAACATCATAGACGGTAACATCAGTAACGTCTTAGACGAAGAGCTTGGCTACATGGTTATCGAGCTTCGCGGCTCAGAAGATGAGAAAGCAAAGCTTATTAAGTATCTTAAAGATAACTGTGCAGAGGTATCGGAGGTGATAGCATGAGATTCAAGGAGATAATGGACATAGTTTTACCAGCACTTCCTGAAACTATAATCATGATTTTAGTTCCAGCACTCATCGCTTTGATTATAGGGCTACCTTGGGGCATACTAAGTTTTATAACTAGACCTAAGGGACTTAGAGAGAATAAATTTATATACACTATAACCAATGGCTTAATCAATATTTTTAGAAGTATGCCAGCCATTATACTAATCATAGTCTTAGCGCCACTATCAAGAATTATAATTGGTAAGGCTATAGGTACTGAAGCGGCGCTTGTACCACTAACATTTGCTGCAGCGCCCTTCATCGCAAGACTATATGAAGGCTACTTCTTAGAAGTAGACTCAGGAGTTATAGAAGCAGCCAAATCAATGGGCGCAAGCAACTTTGAGATAGTCAAGGTGCTTTTAAAAGAGACAGTACCAGCAGCTATACTTGGTGTAACGACTACCATCATTAACTTAGTTGGCTACTCAGCAATGGCTGGAGCACTTGGTGGAGGCGGTCTTGGCGACATCGCCATCAGATACGGCTATCAAAGAAATCAACTTGACATACTTTGGATATCGGTCGCACTTATAGTTGTCATAGTACAAATTGTACAATTCACAGGAAACACAATTTATAAAATTACAAACAAAAAATAAATTTAAGGAGAGAATAAAATGAAAAAAATATTTACATTACTATTAGCATTAACATTATTAACAACTCTTGTAGCTTGCAAGAACTCTACAGGAAACACAAATAAAGATAAGGCAGAGACAGGTTCTGAAACAAAGACAGAAACAAAGACAGACGATGATAACAAGATTATCATAGGTGTGTCACCAGTACCTCACGCAGAAATTACTGAAGCACTTAAAGATGAATTCGCAAAGGAAGGCCTTGACGTTGAAGTAAAGGTATTTGATGACTACGTTCAACCAAACCTAGCTCTTGATCAAGGCGACATTGACGCAAACTTCTTCCAACACATTCCATACCTAGTAAACTTTGCTAGAGAAAGAGGACTTAACTTAGAGAACCTTGGCTCAGTACACATCGAACCAATGGGCTTATACTCAGACAAGATCAAATCACTAGACGAGTTAAAAGAAGGAGACGAAGTTTTAATTCCAAGCGACCCATCAAACGGACGCAGAGCTCTATTACTTCTTGAGAAGAATGGTCTAATCACACTTAAAGATGATACTAAAGAAGACTTAACTGAGAAGGACATTGATCAAAACGTAAAGAACTTAAAGTTCACTCCAGTAGAAGCAGCAAACATTCCAAATGTTTATAAGGATGCAGCACTTGCAGCTATAAATACAAACTTCGCTCTTGGCGCAGGACTTAATCCATCAAAGGATGCTATCGCTCTTGAAGATAAGGACAGTCCATACGCAAACATCATTGCAGTTAGAAAAGGAGACGAAACAAAAGATAAGTTTAAAAAGCTAATTAAAGTTTTCCAATCAGACGCTTGCAAGAAGTTTATCGAAGAGAAGTATAACGGAGAGATATATCCAGCATTTTAATATATACGTAAGAAGTGGTGACTAAGCTCACCACTTTTCTTTTATAAAAAATTTACTACAAAGCTATTAAATATATGTTATAATTAGTATAGATGTTTTGCGTAAGTTTCTTACGCATCAGATATAATTTGTTTATGATATAAAGAGTATTGAAAGGAAGATAATATGTGTGGTATAGTTGGATACTATGGCAAGAAGGATGCTATCAAGCATGCGATAAGCGGTTTATATAGTCTTGAGTACAGAGGCTACGATTCGTCAGGCGTGGCATTCATTAAAGATGGGTTTCTTAAGGTGTATAAGAGAGTTGGCAGGATAAAGGAGCTTGACAAGGCGTGTCCTAAGGAAGATTCTGACATAGCCATCGCTCATACGAGATGGGCAACGCATGGAGCAGTGAGTGAAACGAATGCTCACCCTCATATAGACACAAGCGAAACGTATGCCATAGTTCATAATGGTGTTATAGAGAACTATCTTGAGCTAAAGAATTTAATGCCAGATTTCACTCCAAAAGGAGAAACCGACACAGAAGTTCTTATCGAGTACATCGCAAGAAATATGAAGAATCATGACCTTGCTAGTTTTATTGAAGCGCTTGAAGCTGTTAAAGGCAGCTATGCCATACTCGTTTTAGATAAGAAGACAAAGAATCTATACTTTGCAAAGAATGGCTGCCCTTTGCTAGTGAGTGTTAAGAATGACGAATACCTATTTGCAAGCGACATCTCTGCTGCAATCGAGTTAAGTGATGAGATCATCTACTTTGAAGATGGCGATATGGGTGTTATAAACTCTGATGGCATCAAGATATACAATGGCGGTAATGAAGTTCACAGAGAAGCGCAAAAATCTAATATTAATATAGAAGAAACTCAAAAAGATGGCTACGAGCACTTTATGCTTAAGGAAATACACGAAGAGCCAAAGAAGTTTAAGGAGCTACTTGATAGACACATACGTGACGGTAAGGTTTACTTCGACGAGCTAGATGGACTTAATCTAAATGACTTTGACAATATCTACGTAACAGGTTGCGGTACTGCATATCATGCGAGTCTACTTGCTAAGAACTACCTTGAAAGGTTCTTAGAAAGACCTCTTATAGCAGAGACTGCAAGCGAGCTAAGGTACTCATACAACTTCATAGGAAAGAAGACTCTACTTATAGCAATCAGCCAATCAGGCGAGACAGCTGACGTTATGGGTCTTGTGAAGGAAGCAAAGGCAAGCGGAGCAACAGTTCTAGCGATAACAAATGTAATTAATTCATCACTTGATAGAATCGCCGACTACAAGGTGCACATCTTTGCTGGACCAGAGATCTCAGTCGCATCGACTAAGGCCTTTATGATGCAGATACTTTGCATCTATTTACTAGGCATATACTTTAGAGATGGCCTTGCTGGTTATGACTGCGGCATGTACAGCCAAATCATTGATGAGCTTATCAAAATATCTAAAGAGATGGACTCAGAGATTACAAGGCTTGAGCCTATCGCTAAGGAAGTCGCTTCTAAGATCAAAAATAAGGAGAAGATTTTCTTCATTGGTCGTGATCTTGACTATATAGCAGCTCTTGAAGTTTCTTTAAAGCTTAAGGAGATTAGCTACATCAACTCAATAGCTTTTAAAGCAGGCGAGTTAAAGCATGGCAGCATTGCACTTATAGACGAGAACTCATCAGCCATAGCCTTTGCAAACGAAGGACAAATTTTCGAAAAGACAAGAACTACTATGGAAGAATTAATGGCGAGAGGCGCTGAGACTATACTTGTGACAAATCAATCTGAAGGCGAGAGCATAGTTACTCTAAAGAGAACCTTTACTATATTCACGCCAATATACAGTGTTCTTTTTGGCCAACTTATGAGTTATTATACAGCGATGGTTTTGGACCGCGACATTGACAAACCTAGAAACCTTGCAAAGAGCGTAACAGTAGAGTAGGAGGACATATGATTAGAAAAGCAATAATACCTGCGGCGGGCTTAGGCACGAGGATGCTTCCTCAGACTAAAGCATCGCCGAAGGAGATGATACCAATCTTCGATAAGCCGACACTTCAATACATAGTTGAAGAGGCATACGACTCAGGTATAAGTGATATATTGATTATAACAGGCAGAAATAAAAACAGCATAGAAGACCATTTCGACAGAAACATTGAACTTGAGAAGTCTCTTGAGGAGTCGGGAAAGATTGAGATGCTTAAGGAGATTAGGAAGATTTCAGACATGGTGAACATATACTACATTAGGCAGAAGGAGCCGCTTGGACTAGGACATGCTATACTATGTGCGGAGAGCTTTGCCGGCGGGGAAGATGTAGCAGTGCTTTTAGGAGACGACATCGTTTATTCAAAGGAGCCTTGCTTAAAGCAGCTGATGAACGCATATAATGAGAGAGGCAAATCCATCTTGGGAGTCGGCTACGTTGCTAAAGAAGACACTTCGAAGTATGGCATCATCGCTTACGACGAAAAAGTGAACGAGAGACTATACAAGGTTAAGTCCATAGTTGAGAAGCCAGACATTGACAAGGCACCGTCGAATATAGCAGTTCTTGGTAGATACATTTTGAAGAACGATATCTTTAGCTTGCTTAAGAAGACAAAACCCGGTAAGAATGGCGAGATACAATTAACTGACGCCATCGACATGCTATTAAAACAAGACGATATATATGCTTATGCCTTCGAAGGACAAAGGTACGACCTTGGCAGCAAGCTTGGCTTCATAAAGGCGAACCTTGACTTTGCACTTAGAAGCGATATAAAGGGAGATGTTTTAAACTACATTAAGGATATAGTGAAAGATGAGACTTAAGGACTTTGAGGCAGCCATATTTGACCTAGATGGAACTGTCTTTGACTCGATGGACGTTTGGAAGAACGTAGACTTAAAATTTTTTGCAAGGCACTCGCTTTTCTTAACAGATGACTACTTTGATAATATCTTGCACAAGACTCTAGTAGACTCTGCGAAGTATACTATAGAGCGCTACGCACTTAGTATGACGCCAGAAGAAGTCGTTAGAGAGTGGACTCGCTTAGCAAAGGAAGAGTTTGAAAACGATGTTGTACCAAAGAAGGGCATCATTGATTATTTAAAGAAATTAAAGGCGAGAGGGGTCAAGACATCTATCGCCACAGCTAATGAGAAGGACATCTTCACAAGTACATTAAAAAAGTTTGATATGGATACACTTTTCGATGACATAGTGACACTATCCGAAGTCGGTTCGGATAAGTCGTCACCAATTATATACCTAAAGTGCATTGCCAAATACAATATTATGCCGCAAAACACACTAGTCTTCGAGGACCTACCCAAGAACTTAAAGACTGCGAAGAAGGCAGGCTTTATAACGGTTGGAGTGCTTGATAACGAGGACTACTTGTCACATATTTCTAAATATAGCGACATCATTATTAGAGATTTTACAGAAATTTAGGAGGACATTATGAAAAAAATTATTTTAACTTTACTTATTTTATCTATGCTTATGGGACTAGTTGCTTGTAAGCCAAAGGAAAAAGACGAACTTAAACTAGGCTTCGTGCCACTTGTTGATCAAGACAAGCTTGAAGATATGACGGAACCATTGACAAAAATACTTACAGACAAGCTTGGAACAAAGGTATCAATGTTTACATCAACAAACTATGTTGGTGTAGTTGAAGCACTTGGTTCGGGTAAAGTTGATTTTGCAATCATACCGCCATTTGCCTATGTACTAGCGAATAAAAATGGTGGAGCACAAGTACTTTTATCAGCACTTAATAAGGACGGCAAGAATTACTACAGAAGTGAATTATTAGTAAGAAAAGATTCTGGCATCAAAGAAGCTTATGAAAAGGACGGCTACGCAGCACTTAAGGGTAAGAAGATTGCCTTCGTAGATCCAGAGAGTGCATCAGGCTACATCTATCCAGGAGCTATGATAGTTAAAGGCGGCCTTGATCTTGAAAAGGACCTTGAATATATGTTTGCAGGCGGCCATGATAAGGCAGTACAAATGCTTTTAAATGGCGACGTTGATGTGTGCGCGACATATGAAGGCGCAGAAAAGAAGCTTATGAAGGACTTTGAGGGTCTTGATGGATTAGAAGTTTTAGAGTATACAGACAAGATCCCATATGTATGCGTTGCAGCTAGCAAGGACCTTTCAGATGATAT comes from Fenollaria sporofastidiosus and encodes:
- a CDS encoding HAD family hydrolase; the protein is MRLKDFEAAIFDLDGTVFDSMDVWKNVDLKFFARHSLFLTDDYFDNILHKTLVDSAKYTIERYALSMTPEEVVREWTRLAKEEFENDVVPKKGIIDYLKKLKARGVKTSIATANEKDIFTSTLKKFDMDTLFDDIVTLSEVGSDKSSPIIYLKCIAKYNIMPQNTLVFEDLPKNLKTAKKAGFITVGVLDNEDYLSHISKYSDIIIRDFTEI
- a CDS encoding MetQ/NlpA family ABC transporter substrate-binding protein — protein: MKKIFTLLLALTLLTTLVACKNSTGNTNKDKAETGSETKTETKTDDDNKIIIGVSPVPHAEITEALKDEFAKEGLDVEVKVFDDYVQPNLALDQGDIDANFFQHIPYLVNFARERGLNLENLGSVHIEPMGLYSDKIKSLDELKEGDEVLIPSDPSNGRRALLLLEKNGLITLKDDTKEDLTEKDIDQNVKNLKFTPVEAANIPNVYKDAALAAINTNFALGAGLNPSKDAIALEDKDSPYANIIAVRKGDETKDKFKKLIKVFQSDACKKFIEEKYNGEIYPAF
- a CDS encoding adenylosuccinate synthase, translating into MITAIVGANWGDEGKGKVTDMLACNADYVVRFQGGANAGHTIINNYGRFALHLLPSGVFNENTVNILANGVALNIPFFINELKSIIDAGVKEPKVYVSDRAQIVMPYHIDFDKYEEERLSKASFGSTKSGIAYIFADKYQKIGFEVNELYDEEYLSEKLDLILPIKNAILKELYHKEPLKKEDVLKTLLEYGEMIKPYVKNTSKMLRKAIKDGKKILFEGQLGTLKDTDQGIYPMVTSSSTLAGYASIGAGVPPYEIKNIIAVTKAYSSAVGAGEFVSEIFDEEANQLRTHGGDKGEFGATTGRPRRVGWFDVVATKYGIEMQGATDIAFMVVDALSYLDEIPVCVSYDIDGEITDEFPNTSKLKKAKPVLERLKGWKSDIRGITKYEELPKEARDYIEFIEEKLGKKFKYISTGPKREEMIIR
- a CDS encoding methionine ABC transporter permease yields the protein MRFKEIMDIVLPALPETIIMILVPALIALIIGLPWGILSFITRPKGLRENKFIYTITNGLINIFRSMPAIILIIVLAPLSRIIIGKAIGTEAALVPLTFAAAPFIARLYEGYFLEVDSGVIEAAKSMGASNFEIVKVLLKETVPAAILGVTTTIINLVGYSAMAGALGGGGLGDIAIRYGYQRNQLDILWISVALIVVIVQIVQFTGNTIYKITNKK
- the galU gene encoding UTP--glucose-1-phosphate uridylyltransferase GalU, translated to MIRKAIIPAAGLGTRMLPQTKASPKEMIPIFDKPTLQYIVEEAYDSGISDILIITGRNKNSIEDHFDRNIELEKSLEESGKIEMLKEIRKISDMVNIYYIRQKEPLGLGHAILCAESFAGGEDVAVLLGDDIVYSKEPCLKQLMNAYNERGKSILGVGYVAKEDTSKYGIIAYDEKVNERLYKVKSIVEKPDIDKAPSNIAVLGRYILKNDIFSLLKKTKPGKNGEIQLTDAIDMLLKQDDIYAYAFEGQRYDLGSKLGFIKANLDFALRSDIKGDVLNYIKDIVKDET
- a CDS encoding phosphate/phosphite/phosphonate ABC transporter substrate-binding protein, which gives rise to MKKIILTLLILSMLMGLVACKPKEKDELKLGFVPLVDQDKLEDMTEPLTKILTDKLGTKVSMFTSTNYVGVVEALGSGKVDFAIIPPFAYVLANKNGGAQVLLSALNKDGKNYYRSELLVRKDSGIKEAYEKDGYAALKGKKIAFVDPESASGYIYPGAMIVKGGLDLEKDLEYMFAGGHDKAVQMLLNGDVDVCATYEGAEKKLMKDFEGLDGLEVLEYTDKIPYVCVAASKDLSDDMKKKIKDVFQNDLSSGEGKEACEKIFNLTGFVEATNDDFQNVIDTAKIMNVDLDK
- the glmS gene encoding glutamine--fructose-6-phosphate transaminase (isomerizing); this translates as MCGIVGYYGKKDAIKHAISGLYSLEYRGYDSSGVAFIKDGFLKVYKRVGRIKELDKACPKEDSDIAIAHTRWATHGAVSETNAHPHIDTSETYAIVHNGVIENYLELKNLMPDFTPKGETDTEVLIEYIARNMKNHDLASFIEALEAVKGSYAILVLDKKTKNLYFAKNGCPLLVSVKNDEYLFASDISAAIELSDEIIYFEDGDMGVINSDGIKIYNGGNEVHREAQKSNINIEETQKDGYEHFMLKEIHEEPKKFKELLDRHIRDGKVYFDELDGLNLNDFDNIYVTGCGTAYHASLLAKNYLERFLERPLIAETASELRYSYNFIGKKTLLIAISQSGETADVMGLVKEAKASGATVLAITNVINSSLDRIADYKVHIFAGPEISVASTKAFMMQILCIYLLGIYFRDGLAGYDCGMYSQIIDELIKISKEMDSEITRLEPIAKEVASKIKNKEKIFFIGRDLDYIAALEVSLKLKEISYINSIAFKAGELKHGSIALIDENSSAIAFANEGQIFEKTRTTMEELMARGAETILVTNQSEGESIVTLKRTFTIFTPIYSVLFGQLMSYYTAMVLDRDIDKPRNLAKSVTVE
- a CDS encoding methionine ABC transporter ATP-binding protein, translating into MIEAKNLIKTYKVDGKEFNAVDNVSFKAEKKDILAIIGLSGAGKSTLVRLLNRLEEADGGEVIIDGVNIFNLKQKELLALRKRIAFIFQTFNLFSQYTVLDNVLFPLSLNGFKGDKKAEARKFLDYVGLLNKEKAYPSELSGGQRQRVAIARALVSKPEIILSDEATSALDPESTRMVIDLYKRARDDFDTTTIMITHQMEAAKDASNKIALMENGRIIEENTTTELFKNPKTKLAQSFIKKAAPDIELDYSAFSGTLIRLSYSKDTVKTPVLSNAMKTFDVDINIIDGNISNVLDEELGYMVIELRGSEDEKAKLIKYLKDNCAEVSEVIA